Proteins from a single region of Dama dama isolate Ldn47 chromosome 14, ASM3311817v1, whole genome shotgun sequence:
- the LOC133069147 gene encoding ubiquitin-conjugating enzyme E2 D3-like yields the protein MALKRINKELSDLARDSPAQCSAGPVGDDMFHWQATIMGPNDSPYQGGVFFLTIHFPTDYPFKPPKVAFTTRIYHPNINSNGSICLDILRSQWSPALTISKVLLSICSLLCDPNPDDPLVPEIARIYKTDRDKYNRISREWTQKYAM from the coding sequence ATGGCGCTGAAACGGATTAATAAGGAACTTAGTGATTTGGCCCGTGACTCTCCAGCACAATGTTCTGCAGGTCCAGTTGGGGATGATATGTTTCATTGGCAAGCCACAATTATGGGACCTAATGACAGCCCATATCAAGGCGGTGTATTCTTTTTGACAATTCATTTTCCTACAGACTACCCCTTCAAACCACCTAAGGTTGCATTTACAACAAGAATttatcatccaaatattaacagtAATGGCAGCATTTGTCTCGATATTCTAAGATCACAGTGGTCTCCTGCTTTAACTATTTCTAAAGTTCTTTTATCCATTTGTTCACTGCTATGTGATCCAAACCCAGATGACCCCCTAGTGCCAGAGATTGCACGGATCTATAAAACAGACAGAGATAAGTACAACAGAATATCTCGGGAATGGACTCAGAAGTATGCCATGTGA